One genomic region from Methanocorpusculum vombati encodes:
- a CDS encoding TspO/MBR family protein, whose translation MTTAYRTPSFLLLIGTVVLCFFAAGLGSLVTVTGTGSWFMTELIKPEWQPPDYLFGPVWTILYLLMGIALAFVLAQGTDRRDVRIAAGVFLVQLVLNVLWSYLFFGWEMIGAAAVEIVVLWVAICATMYLFYRIRPVAAYLLIPYLAWVTFATVLTATIWMLN comes from the coding sequence ATGACAACTGCATATCGGACGCCGTCTTTTCTCTTACTGATCGGGACGGTTGTTCTTTGTTTTTTCGCTGCCGGACTTGGTTCGCTGGTGACGGTGACGGGTACGGGTTCGTGGTTTATGACGGAGCTGATTAAGCCGGAGTGGCAGCCGCCGGATTATCTGTTCGGGCCGGTCTGGACGATACTGTATCTGCTGATGGGAATTGCGCTTGCATTCGTTCTTGCTCAGGGGACGGATCGTCGCGATGTCCGGATTGCCGCGGGAGTGTTTCTTGTACAGCTTGTTCTGAATGTTCTCTGGTCGTATCTGTTCTTCGGCTGGGAGATGATTGGCGCTGCGGCGGTTGAAATTGTGGTGTTGTGGGTTGCGATATGCGCGACGATGTATCTGTTCTACCGGATACGGCCGGTTGCTGCGTATCTTTTGATACCGTATCTTGCCTGGGTGACGTTTGCCACGGTTCTGACGGCAACGATCTGGATGCTGAACTGA
- a CDS encoding malate dehydrogenase, whose amino-acid sequence MTVLACLGAGRIGGEVAFLAAALGLADEIILHDMYEPVLTAQKLDITHAIDIPVSCDTKRLRDADYCVFSAGAARTPEIKTRADLFDANLPVAREAADMLSGFGGHLIVVTNPMDVFTWYFAKHTGLAQEQVLGFGGLLDSRRFSLALASAGVTGDARVLGEHGEHQVPVFSRLPISVPDTVREEILADIRGSSMPVIKGKSGTIFGPAWHICSMLNDIRTDSHRLITCSVPADGAYNIDGCALGLPVTLGRNGAAIDDSWTFDHWEETKLREAADYLTGLCRRV is encoded by the coding sequence ATGACAGTACTGGCATGCCTCGGAGCCGGACGGATCGGCGGAGAAGTGGCCTTCCTTGCAGCCGCTCTCGGTCTCGCCGACGAAATAATTCTGCACGACATGTATGAGCCGGTCCTCACCGCACAAAAACTCGACATCACCCACGCAATAGACATCCCCGTCTCCTGTGACACAAAACGTCTGCGGGACGCAGACTACTGTGTATTCTCCGCAGGAGCTGCCAGAACCCCGGAGATCAAAACACGCGCAGACCTCTTCGACGCAAACCTGCCGGTAGCACGGGAAGCAGCAGATATGCTCTCCGGATTCGGCGGTCACCTCATCGTCGTCACCAACCCGATGGACGTCTTTACCTGGTACTTCGCAAAACACACCGGCCTTGCACAGGAACAGGTACTTGGATTCGGCGGCCTCCTGGACAGCCGCAGGTTCTCCCTCGCACTTGCTTCCGCCGGAGTCACGGGCGATGCCCGTGTCCTCGGCGAACACGGGGAACACCAGGTCCCCGTCTTTTCACGCCTGCCCATCAGCGTCCCGGACACCGTCCGCGAAGAAATACTTGCAGATATCCGCGGATCCTCCATGCCGGTCATCAAAGGGAAATCCGGTACAATCTTCGGCCCTGCCTGGCACATCTGCAGCATGCTTAATGACATCAGAACCGACTCGCACCGGTTAATCACCTGCTCGGTCCCTGCGGACGGAGCCTACAATATTGACGGATGCGCACTCGGCCTTCCGGTCACCCTCGGCAGAAACGGTGCCGCAATCGACGACTCCTGGACCTTCGATCACTGGGAAGAAACCAAACTCCGCGAAGCTGCAGACTATCTCACCGGCCTTTGCAGGAGAGTCTGA
- a CDS encoding DUF5612 domain-containing protein has translation MDDGHNYAISLIAENQVGILRDIGSVCAEHDANILVTQQETVTRGPDSGYSWVDLEIEACDRVQELVAALRLIPGIREVKLQETFRTIFGKRVIVMGGGAQVAQVAMGAVNEADRHNIRGERISVDTIPLVGEENLASAVEAVARLPRASILVLAGSIMGGEITKAIHAVQAEGIPVICLKMVGSASAAADLVVTDPIQAGVMAVMHISSIGVFDLNRVRGREF, from the coding sequence ATGGACGACGGTCATAATTATGCAATCAGTCTCATTGCGGAGAATCAGGTGGGGATCCTGCGGGACATCGGTTCAGTTTGTGCAGAGCACGATGCAAACATTCTGGTGACCCAGCAGGAGACGGTTACCCGTGGTCCGGATTCCGGCTATTCATGGGTTGATCTTGAGATTGAGGCATGCGACCGTGTGCAGGAGCTGGTAGCCGCTCTCCGGCTGATTCCCGGGATCCGGGAGGTGAAGCTGCAGGAGACGTTTCGTACCATCTTTGGCAAGCGTGTGATCGTGATGGGCGGCGGTGCGCAGGTGGCGCAGGTGGCTATGGGTGCGGTCAATGAGGCCGATCGTCACAATATCCGGGGCGAGAGAATCTCGGTGGATACGATTCCGCTGGTGGGTGAGGAAAATCTTGCATCGGCGGTTGAGGCGGTCGCACGTCTGCCGCGTGCGTCGATTCTGGTGCTTGCCGGCTCGATCATGGGAGGGGAGATAACAAAGGCCATCCATGCAGTGCAGGCCGAGGGCATTCCGGTTATCTGTCTGAAAATGGTGGGCAGCGCGTCTGCTGCGGCGGATCTGGTGGTCACTGATCCGATTCAGGCGGGCGTGATGGCGGTGATGCATATCAGTTCCATCGGGGTTTTTGATCTCAACCGCGTCCGGGGCAGAGAGTTTTAA
- the dcd gene encoding dCTP deaminase: MILVDWEIADHIKRGFIGVTPYDPALVQPNSLDIRLGNHFVWYEPCDDVIDPYKKETILSHTSERKSSYFDIMPGQFVLAETLETITLPDNIVSSIEGKSSVARLGIELHQTGGWIDAGFSGTITLEMCNVNSRPVRVYAGMPVGQLVFYVTKRCACPYDKKPDAKYQNQKNATISRYDKNTLQNIE; encoded by the coding sequence ATGATTCTGGTAGACTGGGAAATCGCGGATCACATAAAACGCGGATTTATCGGTGTAACCCCGTACGACCCCGCACTCGTACAGCCGAACTCACTTGATATTCGCCTCGGCAACCACTTCGTCTGGTACGAACCCTGTGACGACGTCATTGACCCCTACAAAAAAGAAACCATCCTCTCCCACACAAGCGAGCGGAAGAGTTCCTACTTTGACATCATGCCCGGCCAGTTCGTCCTTGCCGAGACCCTCGAAACCATCACCCTTCCCGACAACATCGTCTCCTCCATCGAAGGAAAAAGCAGTGTCGCACGCCTCGGCATTGAACTCCACCAGACAGGCGGCTGGATCGATGCAGGATTTTCCGGAACCATCACCCTGGAAATGTGCAACGTCAACTCCCGCCCCGTTCGTGTTTATGCAGGAATGCCGGTCGGTCAGCTCGTCTTCTACGTAACCAAACGCTGCGCCTGTCCTTACGACAAAAAACCCGACGCAAAATATCAGAACCAGAAAAACGCAACCATCTCGCGATACGACAAAAATACCCTCCAAAACATCGAATAA
- a CDS encoding L-threonylcarbamoyladenylate synthase, with product MTQPIKSESPCCSPYSYERAELTPALEAVIEKAVRVLSRDGLVVYPTETIYGLGADALSEIAVYKVYEAKQRPMGKPISVAVSDIEMIYGIAYVDEFAERFIRKFLPGPVTVVLPVKSCLPSDLSGGTGTIGIRYPDHAVARAIIAELDSPITSTSANISGEVSPVTSDQVNVPHDFLIDGGKLPGTPSTVVDLATGKIERPGAMLDEIATFLKEERRCP from the coding sequence ATGACACAACCGATAAAGTCCGAGAGTCCGTGCTGTAGTCCCTACAGCTATGAACGTGCAGAGCTGACGCCTGCACTGGAAGCAGTGATTGAGAAAGCGGTCCGGGTTCTTTCCCGTGACGGGCTGGTGGTGTATCCTACCGAGACCATCTACGGACTCGGGGCGGATGCATTGTCGGAGATTGCCGTCTATAAGGTATATGAGGCCAAGCAGCGGCCGATGGGGAAACCAATCTCCGTTGCGGTTTCGGATATTGAGATGATCTACGGGATTGCGTACGTGGATGAGTTTGCCGAGCGGTTTATCCGGAAGTTTTTGCCGGGGCCGGTGACGGTGGTGCTGCCGGTGAAGAGCTGCCTTCCGTCTGATCTGTCGGGTGGAACAGGTACGATCGGTATCCGGTATCCGGATCATGCGGTTGCCCGGGCAATTATTGCGGAGCTGGACAGCCCGATTACTTCGACGTCTGCGAATATTTCCGGGGAGGTGTCGCCGGTGACGTCGGATCAGGTGAATGTTCCGCATGATTTTCTGATTGACGGCGGGAAGCTTCCGGGGACGCCGAGTACGGTGGTCGATCTGGCCACCGGAAAGATCGAGCGCCCCGGTGCAATGCTTGATGAGATTGCGACGTTTTTAAAAGAAGAGCGGCGTTGTCCCTGA